A portion of the Leptospira noumeaensis genome contains these proteins:
- a CDS encoding alpha/beta hydrolase, which produces MKKILSTFIIFFTFFLLGAGYYFSSSIVSFPVTTLEEDKTRLKIESVADFGLPEPESIRFQNGSLRLRGWYFKNPKKKKCGVVLLHGHTRTRYGVLKYAPLFWKRGCSLFAYDARHHGESAGEHGTYGFYEKQDLERAIEFFSEISTVPEEQIGIMGASFGAATALQYAEGRNDFAFVIADSPYMDMRSIVEKRAVDLYSPLVLFLSPIALSIAELRADFLVDEVSPKKAAKSIVLPVLLIHSKTDEFTPVSHSEEIFQNLKSNRKQLLVTDWGAKHCKSIDLRYDEYESVVNTFLKENTSFPK; this is translated from the coding sequence ATGAAAAAGATTCTCAGTACATTTATTATTTTTTTCACCTTTTTTTTGCTAGGTGCAGGTTACTATTTTTCATCTTCCATTGTATCCTTTCCCGTAACAACTTTAGAGGAAGACAAAACAAGATTAAAAATTGAATCCGTTGCCGATTTTGGACTTCCGGAACCGGAATCCATTCGATTCCAAAATGGAAGTTTACGACTTCGAGGTTGGTATTTCAAAAATCCAAAAAAGAAAAAATGTGGGGTCGTTTTGCTTCACGGGCATACGAGAACCCGTTACGGTGTCCTCAAGTATGCGCCTCTGTTTTGGAAAAGAGGTTGTAGTTTGTTTGCTTATGATGCGAGGCATCATGGTGAAAGTGCCGGAGAGCACGGAACATACGGTTTTTATGAAAAACAAGACCTAGAACGCGCCATTGAATTTTTTTCTGAGATTAGCACAGTTCCCGAAGAACAAATTGGAATTATGGGAGCTTCCTTTGGAGCTGCTACGGCTTTGCAATATGCAGAAGGACGAAATGATTTTGCTTTTGTAATAGCGGACTCCCCGTATATGGATATGCGTTCGATTGTCGAAAAAAGAGCTGTTGATTTATATTCACCTCTAGTTTTATTTTTATCTCCGATTGCCCTATCGATTGCAGAATTACGGGCGGACTTTCTTGTGGATGAAGTATCCCCTAAGAAGGCAGCAAAATCTATAGTTTTACCAGTGTTACTCATTCATTCTAAAACAGATGAATTCACACCCGTATCTCATTCCGAAGAAATCTTTCAAAATTTAAAATCAAATCGAAAACAATTACTAGTTACTGATTGGGGGGCTAAACATTGTAAGTCGATTGACCTTCGTTATGACGAATACGAATCAGTGGTGAATACTTTCCTAAAAGAGAATACTTCTTTTCCGAAGTAA
- a CDS encoding CsgG/HfaB family protein — MKPYLACLSLLLSLSFANCRTMDAAIQYPDSGKADLGITKVAILLFDIEEAKWGDEFTDAVSLQIAKNLPIKVIEREQLSKVVNEQSFSKTGIIDTQTAVRLGKVLGVDALIFGRGSALKKYDEKGKLIPNLVDTVSLKIVHIESGHVIVNARKKPGADWTIIRLLQYSLGLGLIWSREDILLSTSEYDFVAESLVGRIVSELKK, encoded by the coding sequence ATGAAACCATATTTAGCGTGCCTATCCCTCCTCCTAAGCCTTTCCTTTGCAAACTGTCGCACGATGGATGCTGCAATCCAATACCCTGATTCAGGAAAAGCGGATTTGGGAATTACCAAAGTAGCTATTTTACTTTTTGATATAGAAGAAGCGAAATGGGGTGACGAATTCACCGACGCCGTATCGTTACAAATTGCAAAAAATCTTCCCATCAAAGTCATCGAAAGGGAACAACTTTCCAAAGTTGTCAATGAACAAAGTTTTTCTAAAACAGGAATCATTGATACACAAACAGCCGTTCGTTTGGGAAAAGTATTAGGTGTTGATGCGCTCATATTTGGAAGAGGTTCTGCTCTCAAAAAGTATGATGAAAAAGGAAAACTTATCCCCAATCTCGTGGACACAGTTTCATTAAAAATAGTTCATATAGAATCGGGACATGTAATCGTAAATGCACGTAAAAAACCAGGTGCAGACTGGACTATAATCCGACTTTTGCAATATAGTTTGGGACTGGGACTTATTTGGAGTCGGGAAGACATTTTACTCTCTACTAGCGAATACGATTTCGTAGCAGAAAGTCTAGTGGGACGAATTGTATCCGAACTAAAGAAATAA
- a CDS encoding Dps family protein — translation MMKINIGIPEEERSAISESLKKLLADTYTLYQKTHSYHWNVTGPMFQTLHILFMTQYTELWNAIDPIAERIRSLGYYAPMGGWEFAKYSSISEDKEVPKATDMIRRLVEGNEAVIRTARAAYEPAEKGNDQATLDLLTQRLDIHEKTAWMLRSLLED, via the coding sequence ATAATGAAAATTAACATTGGAATCCCAGAAGAAGAAAGAAGTGCGATCTCAGAGTCTTTAAAAAAACTCTTAGCTGATACGTACACTTTGTATCAGAAAACACATAGTTACCATTGGAATGTTACAGGGCCTATGTTTCAAACTCTACATATTTTGTTTATGACTCAATACACAGAACTTTGGAATGCAATTGACCCTATTGCCGAAAGAATTCGATCCTTAGGTTATTATGCTCCTATGGGCGGGTGGGAATTCGCAAAATATTCTAGCATTTCCGAAGACAAAGAAGTTCCAAAGGCAACAGACATGATTAGAAGACTAGTGGAAGGTAATGAAGCAGTGATCCGCACAGCACGTGCCGCTTACGAACCTGCCGAAAAAGGAAATGACCAAGCCACCTTGGATCTACTCACACAACGTTTGGACATTCACGAAAAAACTGCTTGGATGTTACGTTCGTTACTCGAAGATTAA